From Gouania willdenowi unplaced genomic scaffold, fGouWil2.1 scaffold_120_arrow_ctg1, whole genome shotgun sequence, one genomic window encodes:
- the psmb4 gene encoding proteasome subunit beta type-4, with product MESSVKMGFWGDGPKPGQFYSLTAGSGLSSGGPHQEVRGPVRHTLNPMVTGTSVLGVKFKGGVAIAADMLGSYGSLARFRNISRLMKVNDTTILGASGDYADYQYMKRVIEQMVIDEELLGDGHSYSPKAVHSWLTRVMYNRRSNMNPLWNTVVIGGFYNGESFLGYVDKLGVAYEAPSVATGFGAYLAQPLMRELLENKAEVSQHEARDLIDRCLRVLYYRDARSYNKHEIAIVTEDGVEIVGPLSSETNWDIAHLVSGFE from the exons ATGGAGTCGTCTGTGAAGATGGGTTTCTGGGGTGATGGACCCAAACCAGGCCAGTTTTACTCTTTGACCGCCGGCAGCGGCCTCAGCAGCGGAGGGCCTCATCAGGAGGTCCGCGGGCCGGTCCGACACACGCT tAACCCTATGGTAACAGGTACGTCGGTGTTGGGGGTGAAGTTTAAAGGAGGGGTGGCGATAGCTGCTGACATGCTGGGGTCCTACGGCTCTCTGGCTCGCTTCAGGAACATCTCCCGCCTCATGAAG GTGAACGATACGACCATCCTGGGAGCATCAGGAGACTACGCAGATTATCAGTACATGAAACGGGTCATTGAGCAGATGGt gattGATGAGGAGCTCCTGGGTGATGGTCACAGCTACAGTCCAAAGGCCGTCCACTCATGGTTGACACGTGTGATGTACAACAGACGCAGCAACATGAACCCCCTGTGGAACACTGTGGTTATAGGAGGGTTCTACAATGGAGAGAG TTTCCTGGGTTATGTTGATAAACTGGGCGTGGCCTATGAAGCTCCATCAGTAGCTACAGGCTTTGGAGCGTACCTGGCTCAG CCTCTGATGAGGGAGCTGTTGGAGAACAAAGCTGAGGTGAGTCAACATGAGGCTCGTGACCTGATCGATCGTTGTCTGAGGGTCCTATACTACAGAGACGCTAGGTCATACAACAAG CACGAGATCGCCATAGTAACGGAGGATGGAGTGGAGATCGTTGGTCCGCTGTCATCAGAAACCAACTGGGACATTGCTCACCTGGTCAG TGGGTTTGAGTGA
- the rfx5 gene encoding DNA-binding protein RFX5 isoform X1 codes for MSEEQVRVRPEGGAVVVGGSSTEPSLLLTILRGNISKSVQAKVEQILDDVQRFSDNDKLYLYLQLPSGPATPADKSSVTDSASFNMSEQLHTCNWIRSHLEEHYDTCLPKQDVYETYRRHCEDLQHRPLSAANFGKIIRDIFPNIKARRLGGRGQSKYCYSGIRRKTGLKMPLLPNLDLKNDPAELTDLVQTYKQEVTEAACGLICHWAQKILKRPFDTVVEIAHYLIHEHIVNPRCTQAELVTSLAGSPAKTKVIKKTSVISKLDSDEAADTKKEVVESSSSLKTCGDKPAASKPSPSDAPPPSSSLRPAVEAFIKQLPRILPRSSLPDKTLTMRSSPPSLAPKDTSCVGAPVGAAGGGVKVIAMATLPSQQSGGPVPVMILPQGCLSYDKKAPPPTHVQPTHTSVLQTVRGGATARRPMEGGVSGIASAASSSTPPVKRKRGRPRKPRPEDLVAPPPHLPIITSVSGGVIQKASSSSVLELVIQEPPALVSERPGRPVLLLQGAVRPGAVRPAWELSANRTPMVEVIQKAPRPISSAISSPGPAHKAPPPPAEDRGHVITLSSPPFPTATPPP; via the exons ATGTCTGAGGAGCAGGTGCGGGTGCGGCCTGAGGGCGGGGCCGTGGTGGTGGGGGGCAGCAGCACAGAGCCCAGCCTCCTGCTGACCATCCTCAGAGGAAACATCTc GAAGAGTGTCCAGGCCAAGGTGGAGCAGATCCTG GATGACGTCCAGCGTTTCTCTGACAACGATAAGTTGTACCTGTACCTCCAGCTTCCATCAGGACCAGCCACTCCTGCTGACAAAAG cAGTGTCACAGACTCCGCCTCCTTTAACATGAGTGAGCAGCTCCACACCTGCAACTGGATCCGTAGTCACCTGGAGGAGCATTATGACACCTGTCTGCCAAAACAGGACGTCTACGAGACctacag GAGACACTGTGAGGACCTGCAGCACCGTCCTCTGAGTGCTGCTAACTTTGGAAAGATCATCAGAGACATATTCCCCAACATCAAAGCTCGACGCCTGGGGGGGCGGGGCCAGTCCAA ATACTGCTACAGTGGAATCCGTAGGAAGACGGGCCTTAAGATGCCTTTACTACCCAACCTGGACCTGAAGAATGACCCg gctgAGCTCACAGACCTGGTGCAGACGTATAAACAGGAAGTGACGGAGGCGGCGTGCGGGCTCATCTGTCACTGGGCTCAGAAGATCCTGAAGCGTCCGTTTGACACGGTGGTGGAGATCGCTCACTATCTCATCCACGAGCACATCGTTAACCCCCGCTGCACACAGGCAGAGCTCGTGACATCACTAGCAG GAAGTCCTGCTAAGACTAAAGTGATCAAGAAAACTTCTGTGATCTCTAAACTCGACTCAGATGAAGCAGCAGATACAAAG AAGGAAGTTGTAGAATCTTCATCTTCGTTGAAGACGTGTGGAGACAAACCAGCTGCCTCTAAACCCTCGCCGTCAGATGCTCCGCCTCCGTCCTCGTCTCTGCGTCCAGCG gtggaGGCGTTCATCAAGCAGTTACCCAGAATCCTTCCTCGCAGCTCGCTACCTGATAAGACTCTCACCATGCGCTCGTCTCCACCCTCTCTGGCGCCCAAAGACACTTCCTGTGTGGGAGCACCTGTAGGCGCTGCAGGAGGTGGGGTTAAGGTCATAGCGATGGCGACGCTGCCCTCACAGCAGAGCGGTGGCCCCGTTCCGGTGATGATCCTCCCTCAGGGCTGCCTGTCCTACGACAAGAAAGCTCCGCCCCCAACGCACGTCCAGCCCACGCACACCTCTGTGCTACAAACGGTCAGAGGCGGAGCTACAGCGAGGCGTCCGATGGAGGGCGGGGTGTCAGGCATCGCGTCGGCCGCCTCGTCCTCAACCCCGCCCGTCAAACGGAAACGAGGCCGACCCAGGAAGCCCCGCCCAGAAGATTtggtggctccgccccctcaccTGCCCATCATCACCTCGGTGAGCGGTGGTGTCATCCAGAAGGCGTCGTCATCCTCTGTGTTAGAGCTGGTGATCCAGGAGCCGCCTGCGCTGGTGTCGGAGCGGCCGGGCCGGcccgtgctgctgctgcagggtGCCGTGAGGCCGGGCGCCGTGAGGCCGGCCTGGGAGCTGTCGGCCAATCGCACACCCATGGTGGAAGTCATACAGAAAGCTCCTCGGCCAATCAGCAGTGCCATCTCGTCCCCTGGCCCCGCCCACAAAGCCCCACCCCCACCTGCTGAGGACCGTGGTCATGTGATCACGCTGTCTTCACCCCCCTTCCCCACTGCTACCCCACCCCCCTAG
- the rfx5 gene encoding DNA-binding protein RFX5 isoform X2, giving the protein MSEEQVRVRPEGGAVVVGGSSTEPSLLLTILRGNISKSVQAKVEQILDDVQRFSDNDKLYLYLQLPSGPATPADKSVTDSASFNMSEQLHTCNWIRSHLEEHYDTCLPKQDVYETYRRHCEDLQHRPLSAANFGKIIRDIFPNIKARRLGGRGQSKYCYSGIRRKTGLKMPLLPNLDLKNDPAELTDLVQTYKQEVTEAACGLICHWAQKILKRPFDTVVEIAHYLIHEHIVNPRCTQAELVTSLAGSPAKTKVIKKTSVISKLDSDEAADTKKEVVESSSSLKTCGDKPAASKPSPSDAPPPSSSLRPAVEAFIKQLPRILPRSSLPDKTLTMRSSPPSLAPKDTSCVGAPVGAAGGGVKVIAMATLPSQQSGGPVPVMILPQGCLSYDKKAPPPTHVQPTHTSVLQTVRGGATARRPMEGGVSGIASAASSSTPPVKRKRGRPRKPRPEDLVAPPPHLPIITSVSGGVIQKASSSSVLELVIQEPPALVSERPGRPVLLLQGAVRPGAVRPAWELSANRTPMVEVIQKAPRPISSAISSPGPAHKAPPPPAEDRGHVITLSSPPFPTATPPP; this is encoded by the exons ATGTCTGAGGAGCAGGTGCGGGTGCGGCCTGAGGGCGGGGCCGTGGTGGTGGGGGGCAGCAGCACAGAGCCCAGCCTCCTGCTGACCATCCTCAGAGGAAACATCTc GAAGAGTGTCCAGGCCAAGGTGGAGCAGATCCTG GATGACGTCCAGCGTTTCTCTGACAACGATAAGTTGTACCTGTACCTCCAGCTTCCATCAGGACCAGCCACTCCTGCTGACAAAAG TGTCACAGACTCCGCCTCCTTTAACATGAGTGAGCAGCTCCACACCTGCAACTGGATCCGTAGTCACCTGGAGGAGCATTATGACACCTGTCTGCCAAAACAGGACGTCTACGAGACctacag GAGACACTGTGAGGACCTGCAGCACCGTCCTCTGAGTGCTGCTAACTTTGGAAAGATCATCAGAGACATATTCCCCAACATCAAAGCTCGACGCCTGGGGGGGCGGGGCCAGTCCAA ATACTGCTACAGTGGAATCCGTAGGAAGACGGGCCTTAAGATGCCTTTACTACCCAACCTGGACCTGAAGAATGACCCg gctgAGCTCACAGACCTGGTGCAGACGTATAAACAGGAAGTGACGGAGGCGGCGTGCGGGCTCATCTGTCACTGGGCTCAGAAGATCCTGAAGCGTCCGTTTGACACGGTGGTGGAGATCGCTCACTATCTCATCCACGAGCACATCGTTAACCCCCGCTGCACACAGGCAGAGCTCGTGACATCACTAGCAG GAAGTCCTGCTAAGACTAAAGTGATCAAGAAAACTTCTGTGATCTCTAAACTCGACTCAGATGAAGCAGCAGATACAAAG AAGGAAGTTGTAGAATCTTCATCTTCGTTGAAGACGTGTGGAGACAAACCAGCTGCCTCTAAACCCTCGCCGTCAGATGCTCCGCCTCCGTCCTCGTCTCTGCGTCCAGCG gtggaGGCGTTCATCAAGCAGTTACCCAGAATCCTTCCTCGCAGCTCGCTACCTGATAAGACTCTCACCATGCGCTCGTCTCCACCCTCTCTGGCGCCCAAAGACACTTCCTGTGTGGGAGCACCTGTAGGCGCTGCAGGAGGTGGGGTTAAGGTCATAGCGATGGCGACGCTGCCCTCACAGCAGAGCGGTGGCCCCGTTCCGGTGATGATCCTCCCTCAGGGCTGCCTGTCCTACGACAAGAAAGCTCCGCCCCCAACGCACGTCCAGCCCACGCACACCTCTGTGCTACAAACGGTCAGAGGCGGAGCTACAGCGAGGCGTCCGATGGAGGGCGGGGTGTCAGGCATCGCGTCGGCCGCCTCGTCCTCAACCCCGCCCGTCAAACGGAAACGAGGCCGACCCAGGAAGCCCCGCCCAGAAGATTtggtggctccgccccctcaccTGCCCATCATCACCTCGGTGAGCGGTGGTGTCATCCAGAAGGCGTCGTCATCCTCTGTGTTAGAGCTGGTGATCCAGGAGCCGCCTGCGCTGGTGTCGGAGCGGCCGGGCCGGcccgtgctgctgctgcagggtGCCGTGAGGCCGGGCGCCGTGAGGCCGGCCTGGGAGCTGTCGGCCAATCGCACACCCATGGTGGAAGTCATACAGAAAGCTCCTCGGCCAATCAGCAGTGCCATCTCGTCCCCTGGCCCCGCCCACAAAGCCCCACCCCCACCTGCTGAGGACCGTGGTCATGTGATCACGCTGTCTTCACCCCCCTTCCCCACTGCTACCCCACCCCCCTAG